The Rubidibacter lacunae KORDI 51-2 sequence ACTCAAGCTCGTGAAGGAGTGGAGGTAGCTAACGCAATGCAACCGAATAATCCGAATCAATTTACAGAAAAAGCTTGGGAGGCGATCGCTCGCCTGCCGGATATTGTCAAAGCCAGTCAGCAGCAACGCGTCGAAAGCGAGCATCTCATGCTTGCGTTGCTCGACCAAGAAGGATTGGCAACCAGTATTTTCAACAAAGCCAATATCAGCATTCAGCGCTTGCGCGAGCGGACGAGCGACTTCATCGCACGCCAGCCCAAAATCTCTAGCGGCAACAGTTCGGTCTACATCGGGCAGAGCTTAGACAAATTGCTCGACCGCGCCGACAGCGATCGCAAGCGTATGGGCGACGAGTATATCTCGGTCGAACACTTATTGTTTGGGCTCGCCCAAGACGAGCGATTTGGCAAGAACTTATTTGCCGAATTCGGAGTTGAAGAAGCGGAGTTAAAGGAGATTGTCGAGCGCGTGCGCGGTAGACAGAAGGTAACCGATCAGAACCCCGAAGGGAAGTACGACGCGCTGACGAAATACGGTCGCGATTTAACCCAATCGGCGCGCGATGGCAAGCTCGATCCCGTGATCGGTCGCGATGAAGAAATTCGCCGCACGGTTCAGATTTTGTCGCGACGAACGAAGAACAATCCGGTCTTGATCGGCGAGCCCGGGGTAGGGAAGACCGCCATTGTTGAGGGGTTGGCACAGCGGATCGTGAGCGGCGACGTTCCCGAGTCGCTGCGCGATCGCACCGTGTTTGCTTTAGATATCGGCGCACTGGTGGCCGGGGCGAAATATCGCGGCGAGTTTGAAGAGCGCCTGAAAGCCGTGCTTAAGGAAGTGACGGAAGCAAGCGGCCGCATCGTCATCTTTATCGACGAGATCCACACGGTTGTTGGTGCCGGCGCGACGCAAGGGGCAATGGATGCGGGCAACCTGCTCAAGCCAATGCTGGCACGCGGAGAACTACGCTGCATTGGCGCGACCACGCTGGATGAATACCGCAAGTACATCGAAAAAGATGCCGCTCTCGAACGGCGCTTCCAGGAAGTCTACGTAGACGAACCCTATGTCGAGGATACGATTTCCATTCTGCGGGGCTTGAAAGAGCGCTATGAGGTCCATCACGGTGTCAGAATTGCCGATCGCGCGCTCGTGTCGGCGGCGATGCTCTCTAACCGCTACATTTCCGATCGGTTCTTGCCGGACAAGGCGATCGACTTGATCGACGAGTCGGCGGCGAAGCTCAAGATGGAGATCACCTCTAAGCCGGAAGAACTAGACGAGGTCGATCGCAAAATCCTGCAGCTCGAGATGGAGCGCCTATCGCTGCAAAAAGAAAGCGACCCCGCTTCCGTCGAGCGACTGGAACATATCGAACGCGAGCTCGCTGACTTTAAAGAAGAGCAGTCGCGCCTAAACGCG is a genomic window containing:
- the clpB gene encoding ATP-dependent chaperone ClpB; this translates as MQPNNPNQFTEKAWEAIARLPDIVKASQQQRVESEHLMLALLDQEGLATSIFNKANISIQRLRERTSDFIARQPKISSGNSSVYIGQSLDKLLDRADSDRKRMGDEYISVEHLLFGLAQDERFGKNLFAEFGVEEAELKEIVERVRGRQKVTDQNPEGKYDALTKYGRDLTQSARDGKLDPVIGRDEEIRRTVQILSRRTKNNPVLIGEPGVGKTAIVEGLAQRIVSGDVPESLRDRTVFALDIGALVAGAKYRGEFEERLKAVLKEVTEASGRIVIFIDEIHTVVGAGATQGAMDAGNLLKPMLARGELRCIGATTLDEYRKYIEKDAALERRFQEVYVDEPYVEDTISILRGLKERYEVHHGVRIADRALVSAAMLSNRYISDRFLPDKAIDLIDESAAKLKMEITSKPEELDEVDRKILQLEMERLSLQKESDPASVERLEHIERELADFKEEQSRLNAQWQSEKTIIDRIQSIKEQIDRINLEIQQAERDYDLNRAAELRFGKLIELQNQSQDAESKLSEMQVTGHSLLREEVTEGDIAEIVAKWTGIPISKLMASEKEKLLKLEDELHDRVVGQDEAVRVVAEAVQRSRAGLADPNRPTASFIFLGPTGVGKTELAKALAANLFDTESALVRIDMSEYMEKHTVSRLMGAPPGYVGYEEGGQLTEAIRRRPYSVILFDEIEKAHPDVFNVMLQLLDDGRLTDSQGRLVDFRNTIVIMTSNIGSQTILDVSGDDSKYEEMRSRVMVAMRESFRPEFLNRIDEIVIFHGLKRDELQRIVKLQVRLLEDRLNEQKLSLKISETAYIFLTEVGYDPVYGARPLKRAVQRYLETPIAKALLRGEFGEGDTIFVDVADERLTFKRLPVEMLAS